A window of the Bradyrhizobium ottawaense genome harbors these coding sequences:
- a CDS encoding Flp family type IVb pilin has product MKSLILSFLKNESGATAIEYGLIAAGIAIAIITAVKGVGTSLSTTFDSISTSLK; this is encoded by the coding sequence ATGAAGTCGCTCATTTTGTCTTTCCTCAAGAACGAATCCGGTGCCACGGCCATCGAGTATGGCCTGATTGCAGCCGGCATCGCCATTGCCATCATCACCGCCGTCAAAGGCGTCGGCACCTCGCTGAGCACAACCTTTGACAGCATCAGCACCTCACTGAAATAA
- a CDS encoding ABC transporter substrate-binding protein, whose product MPRVGFVGLASSAVDDRAILPFREVLKTLGYTEGSTIILETRNADGDVNRGHALIAELVALPVDVFLSPGPAVSRALVRKTDIPVVAVALPATQSEPGLFSSLAHPGGSLTGFSAFGEEMSAKRIEMLKEILPGLKTLGVMHNATDPMFRAWGERTMEDARKQGIEPVQLGLDPSQTAPVAEQFRKLADKGGTAMIVIRDFLTAALGDDICKAGLNGRIAVIGEYGDIARAGALFSYGADLGDLFRRAAGYVDRILKGEKPGDLPIQLPTKFELNVNLRTARALGLTIPPSLLVLADQVIE is encoded by the coding sequence GTGCCGCGTGTCGGCTTTGTGGGGCTGGCTTCGTCCGCCGTAGACGACAGAGCCATTTTACCGTTTCGAGAAGTCCTCAAAACACTCGGCTACACCGAGGGCAGCACGATCATCCTTGAAACTCGCAACGCGGACGGCGACGTCAACCGTGGTCACGCCCTGATCGCCGAATTGGTGGCCCTGCCGGTCGACGTCTTCCTTTCGCCGGGCCCTGCGGTGTCTCGCGCCCTTGTTCGCAAGACCGATATCCCCGTGGTCGCGGTCGCGCTGCCGGCCACGCAAAGCGAGCCCGGGTTGTTTTCAAGCCTCGCCCATCCCGGCGGCAGCCTGACCGGCTTCTCGGCCTTTGGCGAAGAGATGTCCGCCAAGCGCATCGAGATGCTGAAGGAGATTCTACCTGGCCTGAAGACCCTGGGCGTGATGCACAATGCAACCGACCCGATGTTCCGCGCCTGGGGCGAGCGGACCATGGAGGACGCACGCAAACAGGGGATCGAACCGGTACAACTGGGGCTGGATCCGTCGCAAACCGCGCCGGTCGCCGAGCAGTTTCGCAAGCTCGCCGACAAGGGCGGCACCGCCATGATCGTGATCCGCGACTTCCTGACGGCCGCGCTCGGGGATGACATCTGCAAGGCCGGGCTGAATGGCCGCATCGCCGTCATAGGCGAGTACGGCGACATCGCCCGGGCCGGCGCCCTGTTCAGCTATGGCGCGGACCTTGGCGACCTGTTCCGCCGCGCTGCCGGCTATGTCGACCGCATCCTGAAAGGCGAGAAGCCCGGTGATCTGCCGATTCAGCTCCCGACCAAATTCGAGTTGAACGTGAACCTCAGGACCGCCCGCGCGCTGGGGCTGACCATTCCGCCAAGCCTGCTGGTCCTCGCCGATCAGGTGATCGAATAG
- a CDS encoding phytoene desaturase family protein, with product MNEADVVIIGAGHNGLTCAAYLAMAGLRVKVVERRKAVGGAAVTEEFHPGFRNSVAAYTVSLLNPQIAADLKLADHGLRIVERRAQNFLPAPDGSYLLTGEGRTRASVAKLSPRDADRIETFSRELETIADVLRQFVLRAPPNIVEGLGVGAIREAVNALGTANILRTLRLEAQRNLLDLFTCSAGEMLDDRFESDLVKALFGFDAIVGNYASPYAAGSAYVMLHHAFGEVNGKKGVWGHAIGGMGAITQAMARAARGHGAEIETDAGVREVIVERGRAVGVVLDNGTTIRAKYVASGVNPKLLYTRLMPPGALTPEFLDRIGRWRNGSGTFRMNVALSALPSFSALSGMGDHLTAGIILAPSLPYMDRAWQDARSHGWSREPVVEVLIPSTLDDSLAPAGQHVASLFCQHVAPELPDGKSWDDHREEVADLMIATVDRYAPGFAASVIGRQILSPLDLERQFGLLGGDIFHGALTLNQLFSARPMLGHADYRGPLKGLYHCGSGAHPGGGVTGAPGHNAARVILGDHRALFG from the coding sequence ATGAACGAAGCGGACGTCGTCATTATCGGTGCGGGGCATAACGGCCTCACTTGTGCGGCCTATCTCGCGATGGCCGGGCTGCGCGTGAAGGTGGTCGAGCGCCGCAAGGCGGTCGGCGGCGCTGCTGTCACCGAGGAATTCCACCCCGGCTTCCGCAATTCTGTAGCGGCCTATACCGTCAGCCTGCTCAATCCGCAGATCGCCGCCGACCTGAAACTGGCCGATCACGGCCTGCGGATCGTCGAGCGCCGCGCCCAGAATTTCCTGCCCGCGCCCGATGGCAGCTATCTCTTGACCGGCGAAGGCCGCACCCGCGCGTCGGTCGCCAAACTGAGCCCGCGCGATGCCGACCGTATCGAGACGTTCTCGCGCGAGTTGGAGACCATCGCCGACGTGCTGCGGCAATTCGTGCTGCGCGCGCCGCCGAACATCGTCGAAGGCCTTGGCGTCGGCGCCATTCGCGAGGCCGTCAACGCGCTCGGCACCGCCAACATTCTGCGAACACTGCGGCTGGAAGCCCAGCGCAACCTGCTCGATCTGTTCACCTGCTCGGCCGGCGAGATGCTTGACGATCGCTTTGAAAGCGATCTGGTCAAGGCGCTGTTCGGCTTCGACGCCATTGTCGGCAACTATGCGAGTCCGTATGCCGCAGGCTCCGCCTATGTGATGCTGCACCACGCCTTCGGCGAAGTGAACGGCAAGAAAGGCGTCTGGGGCCACGCCATCGGCGGCATGGGCGCAATCACGCAGGCGATGGCGCGTGCCGCGCGCGGCCATGGCGCCGAGATCGAAACCGACGCCGGTGTGCGCGAAGTGATCGTCGAGCGCGGCCGCGCGGTCGGCGTCGTGCTCGACAACGGCACAACCATCCGCGCGAAATATGTGGCATCCGGCGTCAATCCGAAATTGCTGTACACGCGGCTGATGCCGCCGGGCGCGCTGACGCCGGAATTTCTCGACCGTATCGGACGCTGGCGCAACGGCTCCGGAACGTTCCGCATGAATGTCGCGCTCAGCGCACTGCCCTCCTTCTCGGCGCTATCAGGCATGGGCGATCATCTCACCGCCGGCATCATCCTCGCACCGAGTCTCCCCTATATGGATCGCGCCTGGCAGGATGCCCGCAGCCATGGCTGGAGCCGCGAGCCCGTGGTCGAGGTACTGATCCCCTCGACCCTCGACGACTCGCTCGCGCCCGCAGGACAGCATGTCGCGAGCCTGTTCTGCCAGCATGTCGCGCCGGAATTGCCGGACGGAAAATCATGGGACGACCACCGCGAGGAGGTCGCCGATCTCATGATAGCTACCGTCGACAGATACGCGCCGGGCTTTGCGGCGAGCGTGATCGGGCGCCAGATCCTGTCGCCGCTCGATCTGGAGCGGCAGTTCGGCCTGCTCGGCGGCGACATCTTTCACGGCGCGCTGACGCTCAATCAATTGTTCTCGGCGCGGCCGATGCTGGGCCATGCGGACTATCGCGGGCCGCTGAAGGGCCTCTACCACTGCGGCTCCGGCGCCCATCCCGGTGGCGGCGTCACCGGCGCTCCCGGCCACAACGCCGCGCGGGTGATTTTGGGGGATCACCGGGCGCTGTTTGGATGA